The following coding sequences are from one Lolium rigidum isolate FL_2022 chromosome 6, APGP_CSIRO_Lrig_0.1, whole genome shotgun sequence window:
- the LOC124665173 gene encoding casein kinase 1-like protein HD16 has product MPELRSGVRQSRLKARKVEDLDVEDPAANLAGTAAPTVAGRRGRGRGGRGAGRGAGRGRAGGRGRGVPVIDLDPDQPFEVLPGPAVAGGAVGGPQRINEFADKVGKMDGASPDKVGGGEDDASPVPEKVQVGHSPQYKVERKLGKGGFGQVYVGRRISGGTERTGPNAYEVALKLEHRNSKGCNYGPPYEWQVYSSLNGCYGIPSVHYKGRQGDFYVMVMDILGPSLWDVWNSVGQAMTPSMVACIAVEAISILEKLHAKGFVHGDVKPENFLLGQPGSPDEKKLFLIDLGLASRWKETSSGQHVDYDQRPDIFRGTIRYASVHAHLGRTGSRRDDLESLAYTLIFLLRGRLPWQGYQGENKSFLVCKKKMATSPDLMCVFCPPPFKLFLETVTNMKFDEEPNYPKLISVFDELIEPQHLRPIRIDGALKTGQKRARGNHDEDEQPKKKVRLGSPANQWISVYNARKPMKQRYHYNVAEARLHQHIDKGNEDGLFISSVASSTNLWALIMDAGTGFTSQVYELSPIFLHKDWIMEQWENNYYISAIAGATNGSSLVVMSKGTPYTQQSYKVSESFPFKWINKKWKEGFHVTSMTTAGSRWGVVMSRNSGYSEQVVELDFLYPSEGIHRRWENGYRITSTAATGDQAAFILSIPKRKLMDETQETLRTSAFPSNHVKEKWAKNLYIASICFGRTVS; this is encoded by the exons ATGCCGGAGCTGCGTAGCGGAGTCCGGCAATCTCGGCTCAAGGCGAGGAAGGTCGAGGACCTCGACGTGGAGGACCCAGCAGCGAACTTGGCAGGCACAGCGGCACCAACGGTGGCGGGGAGGCGTGGGAGAGGGAGGGGTGGGAGGGGTGCGGGGCGAGGAGCTGGGAGGGGAAGGGCGGGTGGAAGAGGGCGAGGCGTCCCGGTGATTGACTTGGATCCGGACCAGCCGTTCGAGGTTCTTCCTGGGCCTGCTGTTGCTGGAGGTGCTGTGGGTGGTCCACAGCGCATCAACGAATTTGCTGACAAAGTTGGCAAGATGGATGGCGCGAGTCCTGACAAGGTCGGTGGAGGTGAAGATGACGCATCTCCAGTACCAGAGAAG GTTCAAGTAGGCCATTCTCCGCAATACAAGGTAGAGCGGAAATTGGGCAAGGGTGGTTTTGGACAGGTTTATGTCGGCAGAAGAATTTCTGGTGGAACAGAGCGCACTGGACCTAATGCTTACGAG GTTGCTTTGAAATTGGAGCACCGCAACAGTAAGGGGTGCAATTATGGCCCTCCATATGAGTGGCAAGTTTATAG CTCTCTGAACGGATGTTATGGCATACCGTCAGTTCACTACAAAGGCCGCCAGGGAGACTTTTATGTGATG GTAATGGATATACTAGGGCCTAGCCTTTGGGATGTTTGGAATTCTGTTGGGCAAGC GATGACTCCAAGTATGGTTGCTTGCATCGCTGTAGAGGCAATCTCTATTCTTGAGAAACTTCATGCAAAGGG GTTTGTTCATGGAGACGTTAAACCAGAGAATTTTCTACTTGGCCAACCAGGATCACCTGATGAGAAGAAGCTCTTTTTGATTGATCTTGGTTTAG CATCGAGATGGAAGGAAACATCGTCTGGACAACATGTTGACTACGATCAGAGGCCTGATATTTTTAG GGGCACAATAAGATATGCTAGTGTGCATGCCCATTTAGGTCGTACTGGTAGCAGAAGGGATGATCTGGAATCACTAGCATATACATTGATATTTCTACTCAGAGGAAGGTTACCTTGGCAAGGCTATCAG GGCGAGAACAAGAGCTTTCTTGTTTGCAAGAAGAAAATGGCTACCTCTCCAGATCTGATGTGTGTTTTCTGCCCGCCTCCTTTCAAACTTTTCCTGGAGACTGTAACAAACATGAAATTCGATGAAGAACCAAACTACCCGAAGCTGATTTCCGTCTTTGATGAATTGATTGAGCCCCAGCATTTGAGGCCTATTAGAATTGATGGTGCTCTAAAG ACTGGACAAAAACGAGCAAGAGGAAATCATGACGAAGAtgaacaaccgaagaaaaaagttCGACTCGGAAGCCCAGCAAATCAGTGGATTTCAGTATATAATGCTAGGAAGCCTATGAAACAAAG ATACCATTACAATGTAGCAGAAGCCCGGCTTCATCAACACATAGATAAAGGGAATGAAGATGGATTGTTTATTAGTTCGGTAGCATCTTCAACAAATCTTTGGGCCCTTATTATGGATGCCGGAACTGGGTTCACATCACAAGTCTATGAACTTTCACCAATTTTCCTGCATAAG GACTGGATTATGGAGCAGTGGGAAAATAATTACTACATTAGTGCCATAGCAGGAGCTACGAACGGAAGTTCCTTGGTGGTTATGTCAAAAG GAACCCCTTACACTCAACAGTCTTACAAAGTTAGTGAATCGTTTCCGTTCAAGTGGATCAATAAGAAATGGAAAGAAGGTTTTCATGTTACATCAATGACCACTGCAGGGAGCCGCTGGGGTGTAGTTATGTCAAGGAACTCTGGATATTCTGAACAG GTAGTAGAACTGGATTTTCTATATCCCAGTGAAGGTATCCACCGGCGGTGGGAGAATGGATATAGAATAACTTCTACAGCAGCCACTGGTGATCAAGCTGCTTTTATATTGAGCATTCCAAAAAGAAAATTAATGGACGAGACACAAGAAACTCTTAGAACATCTGCTTTCCCAAGCAACCATGTGAAG GAGAAATGGGCCAAGAACCTTTACATTGCCTCTATATGCTTTGGCCGGACAGTGTCTTGA